ACTTGGGGACTTTTCGACCGGAAGAGTCACTGTTGCAGCTGGCAGTGCCTTCATCTATTGAGAGGTGGATGGATCTTCTTCAGTTCTTATACCaagctcgaactcataagctttAAGGTCAGCAAAGAGGTCATGAAGTTCCAACTTGTAGAGGTCTTTGGATTCTCGTATTGCAATAGTCTTCACGTTCCATTCTCTGGGAAGAGCTCGCATAACCTTTAGAGCAATTTCACTGTTAGAATAATCTTTACCTAATGAAATGAGTTCGATAATGATACCACTGAACCTTTCGTCGAATTCTGCTAGAGTTTCTCCGGGCTTCATTTTTGCATTGTCAAACTTTTGAATAGCAACCATCAacttgttttcttttttttgaTAATTGCCTTCACATAATTGA
This Primulina eburnea isolate SZY01 chromosome 2, ASM2296580v1, whole genome shotgun sequence DNA region includes the following protein-coding sequences:
- the LOC140824231 gene encoding uncharacterized protein — protein: MWYIITDVPMKILKVNTAAATIEGAPQMVEKNRSEWTAEAKKKANLDNVERDILYKTLDKNMFAKIKTCTTAKEIWEKLTQLCEGNYQKKENKLMVAIQKFDNAKMKPGETLAEFDERFSGIIIELISLGKDYSNSEIALKVMRALPREWNVKTIAIRESKDLYKLELHDLFADLKAYEFELGIRTEEDPSTSQ